In Aequorivita sp. H23M31, a single window of DNA contains:
- the carA gene encoding glutamine-hydrolyzing carbamoyl-phosphate synthase small subunit yields MNYQTRKKALILLADGTIFYGKAVGNKEGSAFGEVCFNTGMTGYEEIFTDPSYHGQIMVATSVHIGNYGVSDEEIESEGIKIAGLVVRNFSYHYSRPAADGSLEEFLNKNNLLAISDVDTRALVNYIRDNGAMNAVITTEVDNIEELKKQLSEIPNMDGLELASKVSTKEPYFVGNENAKYRISALDLGIKKNILRRFAERDCYIKVFPYDATFSDMEAFTPDGYFISNGPGDPQPLTGAIELVKTILDKELPMFGICLGHQMLALANGVSTYKMHNGHRGINHPVMNLITGKGEITSQNHGFAINREEAEANAELEITHVHLNDHTAAGIRMKNKPAFSVQYHPEASPGPHDATYLFDQFIDSMEKYKLQTV; encoded by the coding sequence ATGAATTACCAAACACGAAAAAAAGCATTAATTTTACTTGCCGACGGAACCATTTTCTACGGAAAAGCTGTTGGAAATAAGGAAGGTTCAGCCTTTGGAGAAGTCTGTTTTAATACTGGAATGACAGGATATGAGGAGATTTTTACAGATCCATCTTATCACGGTCAAATTATGGTCGCCACTTCCGTTCATATTGGAAATTATGGAGTAAGCGATGAAGAGATTGAATCTGAAGGAATAAAGATTGCCGGTTTGGTCGTTCGAAATTTTAGTTACCATTATTCCCGTCCCGCTGCCGATGGTTCGTTGGAAGAATTCTTAAATAAGAATAATCTTCTAGCCATTAGCGATGTAGATACACGGGCATTGGTAAATTATATCCGCGACAATGGAGCGATGAACGCAGTTATTACCACCGAGGTGGATAATATAGAGGAACTTAAAAAGCAATTGTCTGAAATTCCAAATATGGACGGGCTTGAGCTGGCTTCTAAGGTTTCTACTAAAGAACCTTACTTTGTTGGAAACGAAAATGCCAAATATAGAATCTCCGCCCTTGATCTTGGAATTAAAAAGAATATTTTGCGCCGATTTGCAGAACGTGATTGTTATATAAAGGTATTCCCTTACGATGCTACCTTTTCCGATATGGAAGCTTTTACTCCTGATGGCTATTTTATTTCAAATGGTCCTGGAGATCCACAGCCTCTAACAGGTGCTATTGAGTTGGTAAAAACTATTTTGGATAAGGAATTGCCAATGTTCGGAATATGTCTGGGCCATCAAATGTTGGCGTTGGCAAATGGAGTTTCCACCTATAAGATGCACAATGGCCATCGCGGGATAAACCATCCCGTAATGAACCTAATAACCGGAAAGGGAGAGATAACCTCACAAAATCATGGTTTTGCAATAAACAGAGAAGAAGCAGAAGCAAATGCGGAATTGGAGATTACCCACGTACATTTAAACGATCATACAGCTGCTGGAATCCGTATGAAAAACAAGCCAGCATTTTCTGTACAATATCATCCTGAAGCCAGTCCAGGTCCTCACGATGCAACATATCTTTTTGATCAGTTTATCGATAGTATGGAAAAATATAAATTGCAAACAGTTTAG
- a CDS encoding IS3 family transposase has product MLGVNRQVYYRSKKTKLHKQSIAQKVIVMVREIRMIMPRLGGKKLYFLLKDQLSPLKVGRDKLFRILSANHMLITPKRQYHITTNSHHRFRKHKNLVSTLDIERPDSVWVSDITYVGTRANPSYLALITDAYSKKIVGYNVSTSLSVDGSVKALEMALNNRKQREYPLIHHSDRGLQYCSNDYQKLLDDNGITPSMTEKYDPYENAIAERINGILKQEFDIAKNVKDFSLKQQLIAGAIKTYNNVRPHFSNHMLTPIQMHGQNKLKRKQYKSKKLNNDVIVQL; this is encoded by the coding sequence TTGCTCGGGGTAAATAGACAGGTATATTATAGATCAAAAAAGACTAAACTGCATAAACAGTCCATTGCTCAAAAGGTAATAGTGATGGTGCGGGAGATCCGAATGATTATGCCCAGATTGGGCGGTAAAAAACTATATTTTTTACTTAAAGATCAATTGTCACCTCTTAAAGTAGGGAGAGATAAACTCTTTAGAATATTAAGCGCTAACCATATGCTGATAACTCCAAAAAGACAGTACCATATTACAACAAACTCGCACCATCGATTTAGAAAACATAAAAATCTTGTAAGCACATTGGATATAGAAAGACCAGATTCTGTATGGGTAAGCGATATAACATATGTAGGGACCAGAGCCAATCCATCGTATCTGGCATTGATTACGGACGCATATTCAAAAAAGATCGTAGGGTATAATGTATCGACATCACTTTCTGTGGATGGTTCAGTAAAAGCTTTGGAAATGGCTCTGAACAATCGAAAACAAAGAGAGTATCCATTAATACACCACTCTGACCGGGGATTGCAATATTGCTCAAATGACTATCAAAAATTATTGGATGATAATGGGATCACCCCAAGCATGACCGAAAAATACGATCCTTACGAAAATGCAATCGCAGAGCGGATAAATGGAATTTTGAAACAAGAATTTGACATAGCAAAAAACGTCAAGGATTTTAGTTTAAAGCAGCAACTTATTGCAGGTGCAATAAAAACATACAACAATGTAAGGCCGCATTTTTCCAATCATATGCTAACACCAATACAAATGCACGGACAAAATAAATTGAAAAGAAAACAATACAAATCAAAAAAGCTGAACAATGACGTCATTGTTCAGCTTTAA
- the rplQ gene encoding 50S ribosomal protein L17: protein MRHGKKHNHLGRKTAHRHSMLANMANSLIEHKRINTTVAKAKALKQFVEPLVTKSKEDTTHNRRLVFAKLRQKDAVAELFRTVAPKVGDRPGGYTRIIKLGNRLGDNADMAMIELVDFNEIYNAGKATKKKTTRRSRRGGAATTDTATASKADKDQKKAAPAKTKKDAKKEEE from the coding sequence ATGAGACACGGAAAAAAACACAATCACCTAGGTAGAAAAACCGCCCACAGACACTCAATGTTGGCCAACATGGCAAACTCATTGATTGAGCACAAAAGAATCAACACTACTGTTGCAAAAGCAAAGGCCTTAAAACAATTTGTTGAGCCATTGGTTACCAAGTCTAAAGAAGATACCACTCACAATCGTCGTTTGGTTTTCGCAAAGTTGCGTCAAAAAGATGCTGTTGCCGAACTCTTTAGAACTGTTGCGCCAAAAGTTGGAGATCGTCCAGGGGGATATACCCGAATCATTAAGTTGGGAAATCGTTTAGGTGATAATGCAGATATGGCAATGATCGAGCTTGTTGATTTCAACGAAATCTACAATGCCGGTAAAGCTACCAAGAAGAAAACCACACGTAGAAGTCGTCGAGGTGGTGCTGCAACCACAGATACTGCTACTGCATCTAAAGCTGATAAGGACCAGAAAAAAGCTGCTCCGGCCAAGACTAAAAAAGATGCTAAGAAAGAGGAGGAATAG
- a CDS encoding helix-turn-helix domain-containing protein: protein MKTSENTGYVKRTQKDYSLSFKLQVVQEIESGQLERLEACHKYGIQARSTITQWLRKYGTFDWENQSQKVVAKTPEQKILELEAKIRLLEKQKNRAEHLAERADKKAIIFDMLVDLAEKEYQIDIRKNYTPDSSTSSKKSTKKH from the coding sequence ATGAAAACATCAGAAAATACTGGGTATGTCAAGCGTACCCAAAAAGACTACTCGCTTTCTTTTAAGCTTCAAGTTGTTCAAGAAATAGAGTCAGGTCAACTTGAAAGACTCGAAGCTTGTCATAAATATGGGATCCAAGCTAGGTCAACTATAACACAATGGTTGCGAAAATATGGTACTTTTGATTGGGAGAACCAATCCCAAAAAGTTGTGGCAAAAACACCCGAACAGAAGATTCTAGAACTGGAAGCTAAGATAAGGTTATTAGAAAAGCAGAAGAACCGTGCGGAGCATCTCGCCGAAAGAGCAGATAAGAAGGCGATAATATTTGATATGCTTGTAGATCTGGCTGAAAAGGAATATCAAATTGATATCAGAAAAAATTACACACCCGACTCATCGACCTCTTCAAAGAAGAGCACAAAGAAACATTAG
- a CDS encoding citrate synthase, whose translation MTKIATLELDGKKYELPVVEGTENELGIDIKNLRSETNGVVTLDPGYKNTGACESAITFLDGEKGILRYRGYAIEELAEKANFLEVCYLLIFGELPTKDQLTKFHNDIKAQSQVDEDVKKILDGFPKSAHPMGVLSSLTSALVAFNPSSVNVDSEEDMYKAIVKILAKFPVLAAWTYRKRMGLPLDYGGESLGYVENFLKMMFRKPNGEYKTNETILEALDKLLILHADHEQNCSTSTVRIVGSSHAGLFISISAGIAALWGPLHGGANQAVIEMLEAIKEDGGDTKKYMAKAKDKDDPFRLMGFGHRVYKNFDPRAKIIKKAADSVLETLGMDDDVLDIAKALEKEALEDKYFVDRKLYPNVDFYSGIIYRALGIPVEMFTPMFALGRLPGWIAQWREMRLNKEPIGRPRQIYIGETLRKFVPVEER comes from the coding sequence ATGACAAAGATTGCGACCCTCGAATTGGATGGGAAAAAATATGAGCTACCTGTGGTAGAAGGAACCGAGAATGAGTTAGGTATAGATATAAAAAATCTGCGCAGCGAGACCAATGGCGTAGTAACATTGGACCCTGGCTATAAAAATACGGGAGCCTGTGAAAGTGCTATTACGTTTTTGGATGGCGAAAAAGGAATTCTGCGGTACCGAGGTTATGCTATAGAGGAACTGGCGGAGAAGGCCAACTTTCTGGAAGTTTGTTACCTACTTATTTTTGGAGAATTGCCTACCAAAGATCAACTCACAAAATTTCATAATGATATAAAGGCTCAGTCCCAAGTGGACGAGGATGTTAAAAAGATTCTGGATGGTTTTCCAAAATCGGCACATCCTATGGGCGTTCTTTCCTCTCTTACTTCTGCATTGGTTGCATTCAACCCTTCTTCTGTAAATGTGGATAGCGAGGAAGATATGTACAAGGCCATTGTAAAGATTCTCGCTAAATTCCCGGTACTTGCTGCGTGGACCTATAGAAAGCGGATGGGACTTCCATTGGATTACGGAGGAGAGAGTTTGGGTTATGTAGAGAACTTCCTAAAAATGATGTTCAGAAAACCAAATGGAGAATACAAGACCAATGAAACTATATTGGAGGCGCTTGATAAATTATTGATTTTGCACGCGGATCACGAACAAAACTGTTCTACGTCTACAGTGCGTATTGTGGGATCCTCCCACGCTGGGCTTTTTATTTCTATTTCCGCTGGTATCGCAGCACTTTGGGGTCCACTTCACGGAGGGGCAAACCAAGCTGTAATCGAAATGCTGGAAGCTATTAAGGAAGATGGAGGTGATACTAAAAAGTATATGGCCAAAGCAAAGGACAAAGACGATCCGTTCCGTTTAATGGGCTTCGGCCATAGAGTTTATAAAAACTTCGATCCGCGCGCCAAAATAATCAAAAAGGCAGCAGACAGCGTATTGGAAACGCTAGGGATGGATGACGATGTGTTGGACATTGCAAAAGCTTTGGAAAAAGAAGCCTTGGAAGACAAATACTTTGTTGACAGAAAACTATATCCAAATGTCGATTTCTATTCAGGTATTATTTATAGAGCTCTAGGGATTCCGGTTGAAATGTTTACCCCGATGTTTGCGCTGGGACGATTGCCAGGTTGGATTGCCCAATGGAGAGAAATGCGTCTTAATAAGGAACCTATAGGACGTCCAAGACAAATTTATATAGGGGAGACCCTTCGTAAATTTGTGCCTGTCGAGGAACGATAA
- a CDS encoding dimethylarginine dimethylaminohydrolase family protein, producing MIKLNINDEISRLRAVVLGRADSNGPIPKLEHAYDPKSAEHIKAGTYPTDEDMTLEMDEVAKVLEKYDVKVYRPHSIADYNQIFCRDIAFVIEDKFIIANILDDRSQEIDAIEDVMKQIDPSKIIEFPEDAHIEGGDVMPWGDYIFVGTYYGKDYSNYITARTNMKGVEHLQKLFPHKKVKSFSLRKSNTVADENALHLDCCFQPLGMGKAIIHKEGFLIEEEYKWLVDFFGMENCFHIDKREMYDMNSNIFSIAPDVVISEKNFSRLNKWLREHGFTVEEVPYAEIAKQEGLLRCSTLPLIRD from the coding sequence ATGATTAAATTAAATATTAACGACGAAATTTCACGATTGCGAGCGGTAGTTCTTGGAAGAGCTGATAGTAATGGTCCTATTCCGAAACTCGAGCACGCCTACGATCCAAAATCTGCCGAACATATTAAGGCAGGGACTTATCCCACCGACGAGGACATGACCTTAGAAATGGACGAAGTGGCAAAGGTGCTCGAAAAGTATGATGTAAAGGTCTATCGTCCACATTCAATTGCGGACTATAATCAGATTTTCTGTCGTGATATTGCTTTTGTAATTGAGGACAAATTTATAATTGCCAATATTTTAGACGACCGGTCCCAAGAAATTGATGCCATTGAAGATGTAATGAAGCAAATAGATCCTTCAAAGATTATCGAATTTCCAGAGGATGCCCATATTGAGGGAGGCGATGTAATGCCTTGGGGCGATTATATTTTTGTCGGCACCTATTATGGTAAAGATTATTCCAACTATATTACGGCTCGAACAAACATGAAAGGGGTCGAACATCTTCAAAAATTATTTCCCCATAAAAAAGTAAAATCTTTCAGTTTAAGAAAAAGTAATACAGTAGCCGATGAAAATGCACTCCATTTGGATTGCTGTTTCCAACCCTTAGGAATGGGAAAGGCAATTATTCACAAAGAAGGATTTTTAATAGAAGAGGAGTATAAATGGCTCGTCGATTTCTTCGGAATGGAAAACTGTTTTCATATCGATAAACGAGAAATGTACGATATGAACAGCAATATATTCTCCATTGCTCCAGATGTGGTCATTTCAGAAAAAAACTTTTCCCGACTTAACAAATGGTTACGAGAACACGGTTTCACTGTAGAAGAAGTTCCTTATGCAGAAATTGCCAAACAAGAAGGTTTGCTTCGGTGCTCTACTTTGCCTTTAATAAGAGATTAA
- the rpsM gene encoding 30S ribosomal protein S13 — protein MARIAGVDIPKHKRGVIALTYIFGIGKSRAQDILKKAGVDEDKKVSEWNDDEIGAIRDAVGSFKIEGELRSEVQLSIKRLMDIGCYRGIRHRSGLPLRGQRTKNNSRTRKGRRKTVANKKKVTK, from the coding sequence ATGGCAAGAATCGCAGGTGTAGATATCCCAAAACACAAAAGGGGTGTAATCGCGTTAACGTATATCTTTGGAATCGGTAAAAGCCGTGCACAAGATATTCTGAAAAAAGCCGGGGTTGACGAAGACAAAAAAGTAAGCGAGTGGAACGATGATGAAATCGGAGCTATTCGTGATGCTGTAGGGTCTTTCAAAATCGAAGGTGAATTACGTAGTGAAGTTCAATTGAGCATTAAACGCTTAATGGATATTGGATGTTATAGAGGAATTCGTCACAGATCAGGTCTTCCATTGAGAGGACAACGAACTAAGAATAACTCTCGTACAAGAAAAGGAAGACGTAAAACAGTCGCTAACAAGAAAAAAGTGACTAAATAA
- the rpsK gene encoding 30S ribosomal protein S11 — translation MAKTSQKTTKAVKKRKVNVESVGEAHITASFNNIIVSLTNKNGDVISWSSAGKMGFRGSKKNTPYAAQLASEECAKVAHDAGLRKVKVYVKGPGNGRESAIRSIHNAGIEVTEIVDVTPMPHNGCRPPKRRRV, via the coding sequence ATGGCAAAGACAAGTCAAAAAACTACAAAAGCAGTTAAGAAACGAAAGGTTAATGTTGAATCAGTGGGTGAAGCACATATTACAGCTTCCTTTAACAACATTATCGTATCGTTGACAAATAAGAACGGAGATGTTATCTCTTGGTCCTCGGCCGGTAAGATGGGTTTCCGTGGATCTAAGAAAAACACTCCTTATGCGGCCCAATTGGCCTCAGAGGAATGTGCAAAAGTTGCGCACGACGCTGGTTTGCGCAAAGTAAAGGTATATGTTAAGGGTCCAGGAAACGGTAGAGAATCTGCCATTCGTTCTATCCACAATGCTGGAATTGAAGTTACCGAGATCGTTGACGTTACCCCAATGCCGCACAACGGATGTCGCCCTCCAAAGCGTCGTAGAGTTTAA
- the eno gene encoding phosphopyruvate hydratase yields the protein MSIIIDVKARQIFDSRGNPTVEVDVITESGFMGRAAVPSGASTGEHEAVELRDGGKSYMGKGVLKAVENVNGKIAQTLLGMDVFDQELIDKTMIDLDGTKNKSKLGANAILGVSLACAKAAANELGMPLYRYVGGVSAKTLPVPMMNIINGGSHSDAPIAFQEFMVMPIKAKNFTHAMQMGSEIFHSLKKVLHDRGLSTAVGDEGGFAPTLDGTEDALDTIAKATKNAGYKLGDDVMIALDCAAAEFYVKKKYDYSKFEGEKGKVRSSQEQADYLAELCEKYPIISIEDGMDENDWEGWKYLTEKIGDKVQLVGDDLFVTNVERLSRGISEKIANSILIKVNQIGTLTETIAAVNMAHHAGYTSVMSHRSGETEDNTIADLAVALNCGQIKTGSASRSDRMAKYNQLLRIEEQLGDVAFYPQRSAFKI from the coding sequence ATGAGCATTATAATAGACGTAAAAGCCCGCCAAATTTTTGATTCCCGTGGTAATCCAACTGTGGAGGTGGACGTCATTACCGAAAGTGGTTTTATGGGCCGTGCTGCTGTTCCATCGGGAGCATCTACCGGTGAGCATGAAGCGGTGGAACTTCGTGATGGGGGAAAAAGCTATATGGGCAAGGGAGTTTTAAAAGCTGTTGAGAACGTCAACGGGAAAATTGCACAGACTTTATTGGGAATGGATGTTTTTGATCAGGAACTTATCGATAAAACCATGATCGATCTGGATGGTACGAAAAACAAATCAAAACTAGGAGCCAATGCCATTCTCGGAGTTTCCCTTGCTTGTGCAAAAGCGGCCGCAAATGAATTGGGGATGCCGCTTTACCGTTATGTGGGTGGAGTAAGTGCCAAAACCCTTCCTGTGCCAATGATGAACATCATCAATGGAGGTTCCCATAGTGATGCGCCAATTGCTTTTCAGGAATTTATGGTGATGCCAATAAAAGCTAAAAATTTCACCCATGCTATGCAAATGGGCTCGGAGATTTTCCATAGTCTTAAAAAGGTATTGCACGATCGTGGTTTGAGCACTGCGGTTGGAGATGAAGGGGGATTTGCTCCTACCTTGGACGGAACGGAGGATGCTTTGGATACGATTGCAAAGGCAACTAAAAACGCAGGCTATAAATTGGGAGATGATGTAATGATAGCATTGGATTGCGCTGCTGCTGAATTTTATGTTAAAAAGAAATACGATTACTCCAAATTTGAAGGTGAAAAAGGAAAAGTGCGTTCCTCTCAAGAACAAGCCGATTATTTGGCGGAACTCTGTGAAAAATATCCAATAATTTCTATCGAGGATGGAATGGATGAGAACGATTGGGAAGGTTGGAAATATTTAACCGAGAAAATTGGCGATAAAGTTCAATTGGTTGGAGACGACCTATTTGTAACCAATGTGGAAAGGCTCTCCCGTGGTATTTCTGAAAAAATAGCCAATTCAATTTTAATCAAAGTAAACCAAATCGGTACTTTAACTGAAACCATTGCCGCAGTAAATATGGCTCACCATGCGGGCTATACCTCCGTAATGTCCCATAGAAGTGGCGAAACTGAAGACAATACCATTGCTGATCTTGCGGTGGCGCTAAATTGCGGACAAATTAAAACTGGCTCAGCCTCCCGTAGTGATAGAATGGCTAAGTATAACCAATTGTTGCGTATAGAGGAACAATTGGGGGATGTGGCATTTTACCCCCAACGTAGTGCTTTCAAAATTTAA
- the mgtE gene encoding magnesium transporter has protein sequence MVNFHNQHPADIAEQLTEMESQERNVSFLMLPADKKTLVFPFLKPLVQLEIIKSLGTKDLANVLNNLPPDDRTKLFDNFPDHLIKTSINLLNHDEREIALSLIGYEKDSIARLMTPHYIQTKPEKTVEQVLRHIKLVGKKAETLNFVYVVDKDNKLIDDLRIGQLLMAESSTKISELMDYHVLSITSTTPIEEAIDIFDKYDRSALPITTESGVLVGIVTFDDILDRVQEETTEDIHKFGGTEGLDMSYTQSSLRDLVKKRAGWLVILFFGEMLTASAMGYFEGEIEKAVVLALFVPLIISSGGNSGSQAASLIIRAMALKELKLKDWWYVMKKELFSGLILGAILGSIGFIRIFIWQETGIYNYGEFWLYVALSVSVSLVFIVLWGTLSGSLIPFILRWVKLDPATASAPFVATLVDVTGIIIYFSIAAFFLAGKLL, from the coding sequence ATGGTAAATTTTCATAACCAGCATCCCGCCGACATTGCGGAGCAACTGACAGAAATGGAAAGTCAGGAAAGAAATGTTTCTTTCCTTATGCTTCCTGCGGACAAGAAAACGCTTGTATTTCCTTTTTTGAAACCCTTGGTGCAATTAGAAATAATAAAGTCATTAGGAACGAAAGACCTTGCTAATGTTCTTAACAATCTTCCACCGGATGACCGGACAAAACTCTTTGATAATTTTCCTGATCACTTAATCAAAACCTCCATTAATTTACTGAACCACGACGAACGCGAAATCGCCCTAAGTCTCATTGGTTATGAAAAAGACAGTATTGCCCGTTTGATGACGCCGCATTATATACAGACGAAACCCGAGAAAACAGTAGAGCAGGTTTTGAGGCATATCAAATTGGTAGGTAAAAAAGCTGAAACCTTAAATTTTGTTTATGTAGTAGATAAGGACAATAAACTTATCGATGACCTTCGGATTGGACAATTACTTATGGCGGAATCGAGCACCAAAATATCGGAGCTTATGGACTACCATGTGCTATCAATAACATCAACAACCCCCATTGAGGAAGCCATAGATATATTTGACAAATACGATCGTTCGGCCCTACCCATAACTACGGAATCTGGTGTTTTGGTTGGTATCGTAACTTTCGACGACATCCTTGATAGAGTTCAAGAGGAAACCACTGAAGACATACATAAATTTGGGGGTACGGAAGGTTTGGATATGTCGTACACGCAATCCTCATTACGAGATTTGGTGAAAAAGCGTGCAGGCTGGTTGGTAATTTTATTTTTTGGAGAAATGCTTACCGCATCGGCAATGGGATATTTTGAAGGAGAAATTGAAAAAGCGGTAGTGTTGGCCCTGTTTGTTCCACTGATAATTTCCAGTGGAGGTAACTCCGGTTCTCAAGCAGCTTCTCTGATAATTCGGGCAATGGCCCTTAAAGAGTTGAAATTAAAAGACTGGTGGTATGTTATGAAAAAAGAACTTTTCTCCGGACTTATTCTTGGCGCCATCTTAGGATCAATCGGATTTATCCGAATATTTATTTGGCAGGAAACGGGAATATACAACTATGGTGAGTTTTGGTTGTATGTGGCATTGAGTGTATCGGTTTCTCTTGTTTTTATCGTTTTATGGGGAACATTATCAGGGTCTCTAATTCCCTTTATATTACGATGGGTAAAACTGGATCCAGCCACAGCCTCGGCTCCATTCGTAGCAACTTTGGTTGACGTTACCGGTATAATAATCTATTTTTCAATTGCAGCCTTCTTCTTGGCGGGGAAACTTTTATGA
- a CDS encoding DNA-directed RNA polymerase subunit alpha codes for MAIFSFQKPDKVIMVNSTDFEGKFEFRPLEPGYGLTIGNALRRVLLSSLEGFAITSVRIEGVDHEFSTIAGVVEDVTEIILNLKQVRFKRQIDEIDNETVTISVSGSEQLKAGDFQKFISGFQVLNPELVLCNMDPKVSLNFEITIEKGRGYVPAEENKKANAPLGTIFMDSIYTPIKNVKYSIENFRVEQKTDYEKLVFEIQTDGSIHPKDALTEAAKTLIHHFMLFSDERITLEADEIAQTETYDEESLHMRQLLKTKLVDMDLSVRALNCLKAAEVDTLGDLVSYNKNDLMKFRNFGKKSLTELEELVSIKGLNFGMDLTKYKLDKD; via the coding sequence ATGGCAATATTTAGTTTTCAGAAGCCTGATAAAGTTATAATGGTAAATTCTACCGATTTCGAAGGAAAGTTTGAATTCCGTCCTTTGGAACCCGGTTATGGACTTACTATTGGTAACGCATTAAGACGCGTACTTCTTTCATCATTGGAAGGATTCGCCATTACCTCAGTTCGTATCGAGGGTGTGGATCACGAATTTTCAACGATTGCGGGAGTTGTTGAGGACGTTACCGAAATTATTTTGAACCTAAAGCAAGTTCGTTTCAAAAGACAAATCGACGAGATAGACAACGAAACCGTTACTATTTCGGTCTCTGGAAGTGAGCAGTTGAAAGCTGGGGATTTCCAAAAATTCATTTCAGGATTCCAAGTATTGAACCCAGAGTTGGTTCTTTGCAATATGGATCCTAAAGTTAGTTTGAATTTCGAAATTACTATCGAAAAAGGTCGTGGTTACGTTCCTGCTGAAGAGAACAAAAAAGCTAACGCACCTTTGGGTACCATTTTTATGGACTCGATCTATACGCCTATCAAAAACGTAAAGTACAGTATTGAAAACTTTAGGGTAGAGCAGAAGACCGATTATGAAAAATTGGTATTCGAAATCCAGACAGACGGATCTATCCATCCAAAAGATGCCTTGACCGAAGCTGCAAAAACATTGATCCACCACTTTATGCTGTTCAGCGATGAGCGCATTACCTTGGAAGCAGATGAGATTGCACAAACTGAGACTTATGATGAAGAATCTCTTCATATGCGCCAGTTGCTTAAAACAAAATTAGTTGATATGGACCTTTCGGTTCGTGCGCTAAACTGTTTGAAAGCTGCAGAGGTTGATACTTTGGGTGACCTTGTATCCTACAACAAAAATGATTTGATGAAATTCCGAAATTTTGGTAAAAAATCACTTACCGAGCTTGAAGAGCTTGTAAGTATTAAAGGACTTAACTTCGGAATGGATCTTACAAAATACAAATTAGATAAAGACTAG
- the rpsD gene encoding 30S ribosomal protein S4: protein MARYTGPKTKIARKFGEAIFGDDKSFEKRNYPPGQHGNTRRRGKKSEYAIQLTEKQKTKYTYGILERQFRNMFKKANAAPGITGEVLLQLCESRLDNVVYRMGISPSRSGARQLVSHRHITVNGNSVNIPSYQLKAGDVVAVREKSKSLEAINSSLANANHVYEWITWNGDKKEGTFVSAPERIQIPENINEQLIVELYSK from the coding sequence ATGGCAAGATATACTGGTCCAAAAACAAAAATCGCCCGTAAATTCGGGGAAGCAATCTTCGGAGACGACAAATCTTTCGAAAAGAGAAATTACCCTCCAGGACAACACGGGAACACCCGTCGTCGTGGAAAAAAATCTGAATATGCTATTCAGCTTACTGAAAAGCAAAAAACCAAATATACCTATGGTATCTTGGAGCGTCAGTTCAGAAATATGTTTAAAAAAGCGAACGCTGCCCCCGGAATTACAGGGGAAGTTTTGCTTCAACTATGTGAATCACGTTTGGATAACGTAGTTTACAGAATGGGGATTTCTCCAAGCCGTTCAGGTGCTAGACAACTAGTTTCTCACCGTCATATTACGGTAAACGGAAATAGCGTGAATATCCCTTCTTACCAATTGAAAGCTGGCGATGTTGTTGCTGTTAGAGAAAAATCAAAATCTCTTGAAGCTATCAATTCTTCTTTGGCAAATGCCAATCACGTTTACGAATGGATTACTTGGAATGGCGATAAGAAGGAAGGAACATTTGTTTCAGCTCCAGAGCGCATCCAAATACCAGAAAACATCAACGAGCAGTTGATCGTTGAATTATATTCTAAATAA
- a CDS encoding DUF1016 N-terminal domain-containing protein has translation MDLDTFKTPEYTNWIADLKSKVQSAQIKAALSVNRELLSLYWEIGKSISSKIESSNRGSSIAYELSKDLKNEFPDQKGFSRTNLFSMKKWF, from the coding sequence ATGGATTTAGATACATTTAAAACTCCTGAATATACAAATTGGATTGCCGATCTGAAAAGTAAAGTTCAGTCGGCTCAAATAAAAGCAGCTTTATCTGTAAATAGAGAACTTCTTTCACTTTATTGGGAAATTGGAAAATCAATTTCTTCCAAAATAGAAAGTTCAAATCGGGGTTCTTCTATTGCTTACGAATTGTCAAAAGATTTAAAAAATGAATTTCCGGATCAAAAAGGATTTTCAAGAACCAATTTATTCTCGATGAAAAAATGGTTTTAA